Part of the Streptomyces sp. RFCAC02 genome is shown below.
CCACTCCGCCCGGGATGTTCAGCGCCGGTTCCAGGTCCTGGGGCCGGCCGATGGCCCGGACGAGGTAGGGCGCGGAGACCGGGCGGCCGTCCAGCCGGATGCCGCCGTTGTCGTCCGTGAAGGCGGTCTCCGCGACGATCCTGACCTCGTTGATCTGGATGGCCTCGGCGCCCGCCGCGCGCAGTTCCTGCACCGCGTCCAGCAGCATATCCGCCTCGACCGTGCCGAGCGGATCGGCGATGCGCAGCGTGATGCCCGGCCCCCTGGCGGCCTCGGTGCCGGCGAGGACGCCGAGGCGGCCGGCACGCTCCTCGTTCTGCCGGCGGGCCTCCTCGGCCTGGTCCGAGCTGTTCTCCAGTTCGGTGCGCTGCCGCTCCAGGTCGGCGCGCTCGGCCTCAAGGCGCGCGGCGCGGTCGTCGAGGTCGCTGAGGATGCGCACCAGGTCCTCGGTACGGGCGCCGGCCAGGGCCGTGTCCTCGCTGTTCGCGGCGCGGACCTGGATCGCCAGGCCGAGGCCGAGGACGAACAGCAGCCCGGCGGCGACGAACTGGCTGCCGGTCGCGCGCGGCGGCCACAGGGCCGCCAGCAGGAGCCGCGCGCCCGCGGGCCGGGACGCGGCCGGCCCGCCGTCGTCGCCGTCCCCCGCCGCTCCGGTGGCGGTGTCCTGGGACGGCGGGGTGTCCGCGTCCGTTCCGCGGATACCGTCCGCTGCTCCGTCCGGGTGCTCCCGGGGCGGTGTGCCGGTCACCGGCTCACGCTCCGAGGACGTGCCGGCGGATGGCCGCGGCGTTCGAGAAGATCCGGACACCGAGGACGACCACGACGCCCGTGGAGAGCTGCGAGCCGACACCCAGCTCGTCGCCGAGGAAGACGATCAGCGCGGCCACCGTGACGTTCGACAGGAAGGAGACGACGAAGACCTTGTCGTCGAAGACCCGGTCCAGCATGGCGCGCAGGCCGCCGAAGACCGCGTCGAGCGCGGCGACCACGGCGATCGGCAGGTAGGGCTCCACCCCCGCGGGCACGACCGGCCGGGTGAGGACACCCGCGACGACTCCGGCCACCAGGCCGAGAACGGCGATCACTGCTGGTTCCCCTCTCCCGCCGCGCCGCCGGCGGCCGCCGGGACGGCGACACGGGTGGCGAGGCTCGTGGCGGCGGGCAGCGCGAGGTCGTCACGGACCCCGCTGTTCACCCGGATGCCGTACTCGTCGTGGAGCGCGCGCAGGTACTCCCCCGCGAGTCCGCCGTCGAGACCGGCCGCCAGAGCTTCCGGGTCACCGACCGCGAGGACGGTGTACGGCGGGACCAGCGGCCGGTTGTCGACGAGGACGGCGTCGCCCGCGGCGCGGATGGCGGTCAGGGCGGTGAGCCGGTGACCGTTGATGGATATCGCCTCGGCGCGCGCCTGCCACAGGCCGTTGACGACCCGCTGGAGGTCGCGGTCGCGGACGCGCCCGGTGTCGGTGAAGCCGTCGACGCGCGAGTCGCCGGGCCGGGCGGCGTCCGGGGCGTCGTCGAGGGTCACCTCGACGCCGGGGCCGGTCACCGGCGTCTCGCCGGCGAGCAGCGCGACGACATCGTCCTCGCCCGGCCCGTCGTCGTCCAGGGCCTCGTCGCGCAGCGCGGCGACCTCGTCCCGCAGGGCGTCGATGTCGGCGTCGAGGGCGTCGAGGCGGGCACCGTCCGCCTCGACGCGCTCCAGCAGCTCGGCACGCTCCCGCGCGACCGCGGGGGCGTCCTCGCGGGCCTGGGCGGCCCCCAGGGTGACCACGGCCGCCGCGAGCAGCAGGCCGCCCGCCAGCCACAGCCGCGCCCGGAGCGTACGGGGCAGCGGTGCGCTCCCCGACGCCCGCCGGCCGGCCGCCGCGGCCGCGTACCCCTCGTCGAGGGTGTGGCTCATGACGGTGGTCAGCAAGGACATGGAGGCGTCGGGGCGCGCGGGGCGGCGCGGGCCGGGCTCCTGCTGTGGCATGGCGGGCATGATTGCACGCCATGCCGTGCAGGGGCGAAACGGGCCGGTGGCCAGGCCCGTTGACGCGGCGTCGGGTCAGTGCTCCGCGCTGTCGACGACCCCCGCCCAGCTGTCGAGGAGTTCCTGCGCGGCCGCGTCGTCGGGGCCCTCGGCCCACAGGTGGGTGACGGCCTCGGCCGGGTCGGGCAGGACGAGGATCCACCGGCCGTCGGACTCGACGACGCGCACGCCGTCCGTCGTGTCCACCGACCGGTCGCCCGCCGCCTCCACGACGCGCCGCATGACCAGGCCCTTGATGGCCCAGGGGGTGGCGATGTCGCGGTGCAGCACGTGCGCCCTGGGGATGCGCGCCTCGATCTGGCTGAGCGAGAGCTGGGTGCGGGCGACGAGGCCGACGAGCCGGGCGAACGCGGCGGTGGCGTCGAAGACGGAGCTGAACTCGGGGACGATGAAGCCGCCCTGGCCGTCGCCGCCGAAGACGGAGCCCTCCTTGTGGGCGACACGGGTGAGGTCGTCGGGCGATGTGGTGGTCCACTCGACCTCGGTGCCGTGGTAGGCGGCGACCTGCTCGGCGATGCGGGTCGTCGTCACCGGGAGGGCGACGCGGCCGCTGCGGCGCTCGGCGGCCACCAGGTCGAGCATGACGAGCAGGGCGCGCTGGTCCTCGATGATGCGGCCGCGCTCGTCCACGAGGGCGAACCGTTCGCCGACCGGGTCGAAGCGGACACCGAACGCGGCGCGGGACGAGGCCACGATCTCGCCGAGCCGCACCAGACCGGCGCGGCGTGCCTCGGCGGTCTCGGTGGGGCGGCTCTCGTCGAGGCCGGGGTTGATGGTGAGGGCGTCCACGCCGAGCCGCCCGAGGAGGCTCGGCAGGACGAGTCCGGCGCTGCCGTTGGCGGCGTCCACGACGATCTTCAGGCCGGAGTCGGCGACGCCCGTGGTGTCCACGGCGCGCAGGACGGACCCGGTGTAGGCGTCGAAGACGCTGGCGGGGAACGCCAGGTCGCCGATCTCGCCGGGGAACGCGCGGCGGTACTCCTGGCGGGCGTACACGCGGTCCAGCTTGCGCTGGCGGGCCTGGGAGAGGTCCGCGCCGCGCTCGTCGAAGAACATGATGTCGACGGAGTCCGGCACGCCCGGCGTGGTGCGGATCATGACGCCGCCGGCGCTGCCGCGGGCGGTCTGCTGGCGGGCGACGGGCAGCGGCACGTTCTCCAGGTCGCGGACGTCGATGGCGCTGGCCTGCAGCGCGGAGATCACGGCCCGCTTGAGGGCGCGCGCGCCGCGGGAGTGGTCCCGGGCGGTGGTGACGGTCGAGCCCTTCTTGAGGGTGGTGGCGTAGGCACTGGCGAGGCGGACCGCCAGCTCGGGAGTGATCTCAACGTTGAGGATGCCGGAGACGCCGCGGGCGCCGAAGAGGTTGGCCTGGCCCCGGGACTCCCAGATGACGGAGGTGTTGACGAACGCGCCGGCCTCGATCGTCTTGAACGGGTAGACGCGCACATTGCCCTGGACGATGGATTCCTCGCCGATCAGGCACTCGTCGCCGATGACGGCGCCGTCCTCGATGCGGGCGGCGCGCATGACGTCGGTGTTCTTGCCGATGACGCAGCCGCGCAGGTTCGTCTGGGGGCCGATGTAGACGTTGTCGTGGACGACGGCGCGGTGCAGGAAGGCGTCCGACTTGACGACGACGTTGGAGCCGACGACGGTGTGCTCGCGCAGCTCGGCGCCGGCCTCGATCTTCGCGTAGTCGCCGATGTAGAGGGGGCCGCGGAGCTTCGCGTCGGGGTGGACCTCGGCGCCCTCGGCGACCCAGACGCCGGGCGAGATCTCGAAGCCGTCGATCTCGACGTCGACCTTGCCCTCCAGCACGTCGGCCTGGGCCTTCACATAGCTCTCGTGGGTGCCGACGTCCTCCCAGTAGCCCTCGGCGACATAGCCGTAGATGGGCTTGCCCTCCTTCATCAGGCGGGGGAAGACGTCGCCGGACCAGTCGACGGAGGCGTCGGCCTCGACGTAGTCGAAGACCTCGGGCTCCATGACGTAGATACCGGTGTTGACGGTGTCGGAGAAGACCTGGCCCCAGGTCGGCTTCTCCAGGAAACGCTCGACCCGGCCGTTCTCGTCGACGATGGTGATGCCGAATTCGAGGGGGTTCGGGACGCGGGTGAGGCAGACCGTGACGAGGGCGCCGCGTTCCTTGTGGTAGCGGATCAGATCGGTGAGGTCGAAGTCGGTGAGGGCGTCACCGGAAATCACGAGGAACGAGTCGTCCTTCAGCGCGTCCTCGGCGTTCTTCACGCTGCCGGCGGTACCGAGGGGCTTTTCCTCATGGGCGTAGGTGAGGTCCATTCCCAGTTCCTCGCCGTCGCCGAAATAGTTCTTGACGAGGGAGGCGAGGAATTGCACGGTGACCACGGTCTCGGTCAGGCCGTGGCGCTTCAGGAGCCGCAGGACGTGCTCCATGATCGGACGGTTCGCCACGGGCAGCAGCGGTTTCGGCATGCTCGCGGTCATCGGGCGAAGCCGGGTGCCTTCGCCACCAGCCATTACTACGGCCTTCATATCGGAAGTGTCCTCCTTGAGGATTCGTCAGTCACTCCGACCGCGCCCGTCTGGAGGGGCCCAGGCCCGGGGTGGCTCCCCGGAATAGTGCGGCACATGCGGGCGCCAGGCCCCTGCGACACTGCCAGGGCGAGCTCAGTCGGCGGTGGGATGATCCGCCTTCAGCAGACGACGGACCTGGACCACGTAGAGAATCCCTGCCCACCAGTACAGCCCTGTACCCCAGCCTGCGAACGCCCATCCGAAAATAGCAGCGAGTGACGCCACCCAGCCACTTCCGTCACTGAGGAGAAGCAGCGGGAAGGCGTACATGAGGTTGAATGTGGCGGCCTTGCCGAGGAAGTTCACCTGGGGCGGGGCATAGCCGTGCCGGTCGAGGCGCCAGACCATGACGAGGAGCGTCAGCTCCCTCGCGAGGAGCAGCCCGGTGAGCCACAGCGGCAGGATGTCCCGCCAGGTGAGGCCGACGAGGGTGGACAGGATGTAGAGGCGGTCCGCCGCGGGGTCGAGGACGCGGCCGAGGGCGCTGATCTGGTTCCAGCGGCGGGCCAGTTTGCCGTCGAGGTAGTCGCTGACGCCGCTCGCCGCGAGGACGAGGAGCGCCCAGCCGTCGAGGTCGGGGCCGTCGAAGACCGGGGAGAGGACGAGCCAGAGGAACACCGGTACGCCGACGAGCCGGGCCATGCTGAGGATGTTCGGAATGGTGAGGACGCGATCCGTCTGAATGCGTGTCTCCTGGACCTCCACCCGGAAGCCTCCTGTTGTCCCCGTGCCGGTGTCCCGGTTGTCGTCGTGCCCCAGAACTCTACCGACCCCGGCCGGCGGCGCGGCCGGAGGGGCCGATCGCCGTGACTTAGGCTTTTATGTGGTTTGCGGCCCGGAACCGTGGCCGTCGGTCATCGGACGCGCAAGGCGGGTGTGATGGAGACCAGGCTTCGGGGCGTCGGCGTCAGTCACGGTGTGGCGATCGGCGAGGTACGGCATCTGGGGACGGCGGTGCTCGATCTGCCGGACCGCCAGGTCCCGCCGGCGGAGGTGCCGCGCGAGGTGGCCAGGGCGCGGCGCGCCGCCGAGGCGGTGGCGGCCGACCTGCGCGCGCGGGGGAACCTCGCGGGCGGTGAGGCGCAGGAGGTGCTGGAGGCCCAGGCGCTGATGGCCATCGACCCCGAGCTGCTCGCGGACGTGGAGCGGCGTGTCGGGGTGGGTGCCACGGCCGAACGGGCGGTGTCCGACGCGCTGGCGTCGTACCGCGCGCTGCTGGCCGGCGCGGGCGGCTACCTGGCCGGGCGGGTCGCCGATCTGGAGGACGTGCGCAACCGGATCGTGGCGCGGCTGCTGGGCGTGCCGATCCCCGGTGTCCCGGACAGCGAGGAGCCGTACGTGCTGATCGCGCGGGACCTCGCGCCGGCCGACACGGCGCTGCTGGACACGCGCCTGGTGCTCGGGTTCGTCACCGAGGAAGGCGGGCCGACCAGCCACAGCGCGATCCTGGCGCGTGCGCTCGGGGTGCCGGCGGTGGTCGCGCTGCCGGGGGCGCGCGAGGTCGCCGAGGGCACGGTCGTCGCGGTGGACGGCAGCACGGGCGAGGTGGTCGTCGCGCCGGGGCCGAAGCGGCGGGCCGAGCTGGCGGAGGAGGCGGCGGCGCGGCGGGCGGCGCTGTCCCGGGTGACGGGTCCCGGCGTCACGTCGGACGGGCACACGGTGCCGCTGCTCGCCAACATCGGCCGTCCGGGTGATGTCGCGGCGGCGCTCGACGCCGGCGCGGAGGGGGTCGGGCTGTTCCGGACGGAGTTCCTGTTCCTGGAGAGCGGCCGTGCGCCGTCGCGCGAGGAGCAGGCCGGGGTGTACCGGGAGGTGCTGAGCGCGTTCCCGGAGGGGCGGGTCGTGGCGCGGGTGCTGGACGCCGGGGCGGACAAGCCGCTGCCGTTCCTGACACCGGGGGACGAGCCGAACCCGGCGCTGGGCGTGCGGGGCCTGCGGGCGCTGCTGGACCATCCGGAGGTGCTGGCGGCGCAGCTCGGTGCCCTCGCCGACGCGGCGGAGGGGCTGCCGGTGCACCTGGAGGTGATGGCGCCGATGGTGGCGGACCGGGCGGACGCGCGGGCGTTCGCCGAGGCGTGCCGCGCCGCGGGGCTGCACGCGAAGGCCGGGGTGATGGTCGAGGTGCCGGCCGCGGCGCTGCGGGCGCGGGCGCTGCTGCAGGAGGTGGAGTTCCTGTCGCTCGGGACGAACGACCTCGCGCAGTACACGTTCGCTGCGGACCGCCAGGTGGGCGGCGTGGCGCGGTGGCAGGACCCGTGGCAGCCGGCGCTGCTCGACCTGGTGGCGATGGCGGCGGATGCCGCGGCGGCGGAGGGCAGGAGCTGCGGCGTGTGCGGGGAGGCGGCGGCCGATCCGCTGCTGGCGTGCGTGCTCGCGGGGCTCGGGGTGACGAGCCTGTCGATGAGCCCGGGGGCGATCGCGCCGGTGCGTGCGGCGCTGCGGAAGCACACGCTGGCGCAGTGCGAGCGGGCCGCCGCGGCGGCGCGCGCGGCGGACGGCGCGCCGGAGGCGCGGACTGCGGCGCACGCGGTGTTGTCCGGGGAGTGACGGGCGCGGCGGCCGACCGGGGCGCGCGGCGGCGGGCGGGTGACGGCCCGCGCGGCGCGGGCGCCCCGCCGCCGTACGCCGGGGCGCACCGGCACACCGCGGTCCCGTCGTCCGCGCCGTGGCACCGCCGGCGGCGGTCCGCCGGCCGCCGGGGCGGGATTGGCCGGGCACGCGCCGGGGCACCCGGTCGGCCGGGCGCGCGCCGGCCGTCGTGGACATGCAGCCAGCAAGAACGTCCCGGCAGCCGTCGCGACGCGGTGGCCGGCCGATGCCGGTGCCCCCGCATCCCGTGGAACGCCCCTTCGCCGGCCGGCGCACCGCGGCGGGTGCGCACGAGTTCGGTGAGTGTGTGAGGAGATGCGGAGGCGAT
Proteins encoded:
- a CDS encoding DUF881 domain-containing protein; this translates as MPAMPQQEPGPRRPARPDASMSLLTTVMSHTLDEGYAAAAAGRRASGSAPLPRTLRARLWLAGGLLLAAAVVTLGAAQAREDAPAVARERAELLERVEADGARLDALDADIDALRDEVAALRDEALDDDGPGEDDVVALLAGETPVTGPGVEVTLDDAPDAARPGDSRVDGFTDTGRVRDRDLQRVVNGLWQARAEAISINGHRLTALTAIRAAGDAVLVDNRPLVPPYTVLAVGDPEALAAGLDGGLAGEYLRALHDEYGIRVNSGVRDDLALPAATSLATRVAVPAAAGGAAGEGNQQ
- the ptsP gene encoding phosphoenolpyruvate--protein phosphotransferase yields the protein METRLRGVGVSHGVAIGEVRHLGTAVLDLPDRQVPPAEVPREVARARRAAEAVAADLRARGNLAGGEAQEVLEAQALMAIDPELLADVERRVGVGATAERAVSDALASYRALLAGAGGYLAGRVADLEDVRNRIVARLLGVPIPGVPDSEEPYVLIARDLAPADTALLDTRLVLGFVTEEGGPTSHSAILARALGVPAVVALPGAREVAEGTVVAVDGSTGEVVVAPGPKRRAELAEEAAARRAALSRVTGPGVTSDGHTVPLLANIGRPGDVAAALDAGAEGVGLFRTEFLFLESGRAPSREEQAGVYREVLSAFPEGRVVARVLDAGADKPLPFLTPGDEPNPALGVRGLRALLDHPEVLAAQLGALADAAEGLPVHLEVMAPMVADRADARAFAEACRAAGLHAKAGVMVEVPAAALRARALLQEVEFLSLGTNDLAQYTFAADRQVGGVARWQDPWQPALLDLVAMAADAAAAEGRSCGVCGEAAADPLLACVLAGLGVTSLSMSPGAIAPVRAALRKHTLAQCERAAAAARAADGAPEARTAAHAVLSGE
- a CDS encoding small basic family protein; the protein is MIAVLGLVAGVVAGVLTRPVVPAGVEPYLPIAVVAALDAVFGGLRAMLDRVFDDKVFVVSFLSNVTVAALIVFLGDELGVGSQLSTGVVVVLGVRIFSNAAAIRRHVLGA
- a CDS encoding mannose-1-phosphate guanyltransferase gives rise to the protein MKAVVMAGGEGTRLRPMTASMPKPLLPVANRPIMEHVLRLLKRHGLTETVVTVQFLASLVKNYFGDGEELGMDLTYAHEEKPLGTAGSVKNAEDALKDDSFLVISGDALTDFDLTDLIRYHKERGALVTVCLTRVPNPLEFGITIVDENGRVERFLEKPTWGQVFSDTVNTGIYVMEPEVFDYVEADASVDWSGDVFPRLMKEGKPIYGYVAEGYWEDVGTHESYVKAQADVLEGKVDVEIDGFEISPGVWVAEGAEVHPDAKLRGPLYIGDYAKIEAGAELREHTVVGSNVVVKSDAFLHRAVVHDNVYIGPQTNLRGCVIGKNTDVMRAARIEDGAVIGDECLIGEESIVQGNVRVYPFKTIEAGAFVNTSVIWESRGQANLFGARGVSGILNVEITPELAVRLASAYATTLKKGSTVTTARDHSRGARALKRAVISALQASAIDVRDLENVPLPVARQQTARGSAGGVMIRTTPGVPDSVDIMFFDERGADLSQARQRKLDRVYARQEYRRAFPGEIGDLAFPASVFDAYTGSVLRAVDTTGVADSGLKIVVDAANGSAGLVLPSLLGRLGVDALTINPGLDESRPTETAEARRAGLVRLGEIVASSRAAFGVRFDPVGERFALVDERGRIIEDQRALLVMLDLVAAERRSGRVALPVTTTRIAEQVAAYHGTEVEWTTTSPDDLTRVAHKEGSVFGGDGQGGFIVPEFSSVFDATAAFARLVGLVARTQLSLSQIEARIPRAHVLHRDIATPWAIKGLVMRRVVEAAGDRSVDTTDGVRVVESDGRWILVLPDPAEAVTHLWAEGPDDAAAQELLDSWAGVVDSAEH
- a CDS encoding DUF881 domain-containing protein, with protein sequence MTGTPPREHPDGAADGIRGTDADTPPSQDTATGAAGDGDDGGPAASRPAGARLLLAALWPPRATGSQFVAAGLLFVLGLGLAIQVRAANSEDTALAGARTEDLVRILSDLDDRAARLEAERADLERQRTELENSSDQAEEARRQNEERAGRLGVLAGTEAARGPGITLRIADPLGTVEADMLLDAVQELRAAGAEAIQINEVRIVAETAFTDDNGGIRLDGRPVSAPYLVRAIGRPQDLEPALNIPGGVVQSLENDQASVSVERSETITVDALRSPEQPDYAQSSP
- a CDS encoding CDP-alcohol phosphatidyltransferase family protein — protein: MEVQETRIQTDRVLTIPNILSMARLVGVPVFLWLVLSPVFDGPDLDGWALLVLAASGVSDYLDGKLARRWNQISALGRVLDPAADRLYILSTLVGLTWRDILPLWLTGLLLARELTLLVMVWRLDRHGYAPPQVNFLGKAATFNLMYAFPLLLLSDGSGWVASLAAIFGWAFAGWGTGLYWWAGILYVVQVRRLLKADHPTAD